From the genome of Thiovulum sp. ES:
GGACACTAGAGTTGATGAAAATTCTCGAAAAGAGGTTACAGAATATTCTATAAATCTTGGTAGATGTATTTTCTGTGGATACTGTGCTGAAGTTTGTCCAGAATTAGCAATTGTTCATGGTTCGCGATATGAAAATGTTAGTGAGCAACGAGCGCATTTTGTTCTTAAAGATGACATGCTAACTCCAATTGATATGCTTAAATCTCAAAAAGAGTTCCCTGGATTTGGTGCATTATCTCCAAATGCTGATGAGTTGGTGAAGAAAACACCTCTTGCTTACTAAAAAAGGATAGTTTAAGTATGCAGAAGAAATTCTTACCTGAAAATATTGAAGACTTTAATTCTATAATTCTCATATTTCAAAAAAGAATTTCTGATGAACTTGACTTGTCTAATTTAAGTTCTGCTAACGAATCTGAAATATTGATTCAAGGAGGACTAAAATACAAAGTTATAAAATTTGCAAATATTAAAGGCATACTTTATGCAACTTTAGAGGAGGTATTATGAAAGTAATTGTCGAAGAGTGGTCAGAGTCTATGGCTCGTTCTGAACAAGACTCTAAAAATGAGTTTAAAAGAAAAGTAGCGAATGGAGAATGGAATTCTAAGAAAGAAATTGAAAGTATTCCTGTTGAAGTTCTTAAATTCGCTTTTGGTGATAATTGGAAAGAAGAAAAAGCCAGAATGATTAAGGAATCTTTATGATTAATTTAATAATTTGTCCAAATTCTGAAACTCTTATCTTTTCTAATAACGAATCTAAAGATAAGTTTGCAATCAAACAAAACAACTTAAAATGGAGAATTTTATGATTGAAACAGTTGCTTTTTACACATTTGCATTTTTGACAATTCTCTCATTTGCAATTGTAGTAACGACAAAAAATGTTCTTTACTCTATGTCAGCTTTAGCAGGAGGAATGATTCTAATTTCTGGATTCTTCTTTATGCTAAATGCTGAATTTCTTGGAGTTGTCCAGCTCATCGTTTATACAGGTGCAGTAATTGCACTTTATGCTTTTGCGATGATTTTCTTTGACTCTACAAAAAATGTAGTTGAAGCAAAAACAAGTAAGACAATTTTCATTCTTACAGTTTTGTCTTCAGTTCTATTTGTTCTAATTTTCACAGTGCCAATGGCATCAAGTGATGTTTCTGCTCTTTACCCTATTCACGAGGGAATCGGAAATGCACAAGATGTTGGAATGGTTCTATTTACAAAATACCTTGTTCCATTTGAAGTTGCTGCGGTAATGCTACTTGTTGCAATGATTGGTGGAATTGTTATGGCAGGTAAGAAAATGGACAAAAATCTTACAGAGATGAAGGAGGAGTTAGAAAAATGATAACTCTTGAACATTACCTTGTTCTTTCAGCAATTCTGTTTGTGATTGGTGGGTACGGAGTTCTTGTAAGAAAGAATCTTTTGTTACTATTTTTCTCAACAGAGATTATGCTGAATTCAGTAAATGTGGCACTTGCTGCACTCTCAAATCACTACGGAGATTTAACAGGTCAAATGTTTGCATTCTTCATTATTGCAATCGCTGCATCTGAAGTTGCAATTGGTCTCGGTCTTCTTATTATCTGGTTTAAAAGACATGGTAGTATCGATTTAAGTACTATGCAATCTTTGAAAGGTTAATCGATGACTTGTAACGAAAAACTTTTATATGTTGCACTTTTTGCTCCACTAGTTGGGGCAATTTTTGCAGGTATTTTTGGGGCTAGTCCAAAAAGACTTTTTGTCGGGATTGTAACCTCATCGCTAATTGGTATCGCTTTTCTTGCTTCACTTGCTCTTTTCATGAGACTCCACAATGGAATTACTGATGTTGTGCATGTCGAAATGATGGACTGGATTATGGCAGGAGATTTCTCTGTTCCATTTGGATTTATGGTTGATCAAGTTACAGTGGCAATGATGATTGTTGTTACACTTGTTTCCACTGTTGTTCATATCTACTCAATCGGATACATGGAAAAAGATATTGGTTTCAACAGATTCTTCTCATATCTTTCTGCATTTGTATTCTCAATGATGTTCCTTGTAATGAGTGATAACTTCATGGGGCTATTTATCGGTTGGGAAGGTGTTGGACTCTGTTCATGGTTACTAATTGGTTTCTGGTATAAAAAACACAGTGCTGGTTGGGCTGCGAACGAAGCTTTCATTATGAACAGAATCGCAGACTTAGGAATGCTATTAGGAATCTTCTTAATCTACTGGACTTATGGAAGTGTTCAATACGATACAGTATTTGCATCAGTTTCAAGTACAGATGGAGAAATTCTAACTTGGATAGCAATTTTCCTATTTATCGGAGCAATGGGTAAATCGGCACAATTTCCGCTACACACATGGTTAGCAGATGCGATGGAAGGACCAACTCCAGTATCAGCACTAATTCATGCGGCGACAATGGTAACGGCAGGGGTTTATCTTGTAATTAGAGCAAATGAACTTTTCGCATTAACACCAGAAGTTGGAATGTTTATAGCTTCACTTGGAGCTTTTGTGGCACTTTTTGCAGCAACGATGGCACTTGTAAATCGAGACATTAAACGGATTATTGCTTACTCGACTCTTTCACAATTAGGTTATATGTTTGTGGCAGCGGGACTCGGTGCATACTGGATTGCTCTTTTCCACCTTGTAGCTCATGCATTCTTTAAAGCTCTCCTATTCTTAGGTGCTGGTAATGTTATGCATGCGATGGACGACGAACTTGATCCAATGAAAATGGGTGGATTAAACAAAGTTCTAAAATGGACTTCAATTTTAATGCTACTCGCTTCACTTGCACTTTCAGGTATTTATCCGTTTGCTGGTTTCTTCTCAAAAGACAAAATATTAGAAGTGGCATTTAATGCAGATGCATATATTCTTTGGGGAACACTTTGGATTACTGCGGGTCTTACTGCTTTCTATTCGTTCAGAGTTGTTATGCTTGTTTTCTTCGGGAAAGAGAGATACAAAGATGCTGAACACAAAGGAAGATTTCACCCACACGAAGCTCATAACTATATGATTTATGCGATGATTCCTCTTGCTGTTCTTGCAGTTATAGCAGGTTTTGGAGAACATTTCTTTATGAATTTTGTTTCTGCTGTTTTACCAGATTATGA
Proteins encoded in this window:
- a CDS encoding NADH:ubiquinone oxidoreductase chain I-like protein (PFAM: 4Fe-4S binding domain), yielding DTRVDENSRKEVTEYSINLGRCIFCGYCAEVCPELAIVHGSRYENVSEQRAHFVLKDDMLTPIDMLKSQKEFPGFGALSPNADELVKKTPLAY
- a CDS encoding NADH:ubiquinone oxidoreductase subunit 6 (chain J) (PFAM: NADH-ubiquinone/plastoquinone oxidoreductase chain 6), with protein sequence MIETVAFYTFAFLTILSFAIVVTTKNVLYSMSALAGGMILISGFFFMLNAEFLGVVQLIVYTGAVIALYAFAMIFFDSTKNVVEAKTSKTIFILTVLSSVLFVLIFTVPMASSDVSALYPIHEGIGNAQDVGMVLFTKYLVPFEVAAVMLLVAMIGGIVMAGKKMDKNLTEMKEELEK
- a CDS encoding NADH:ubiquinone oxidoreductase subunit 11 or 4L (chain K) (PFAM: NADH-ubiquinone/plastoquinone oxidoreductase chain 4L), producing MITLEHYLVLSAILFVIGGYGVLVRKNLLLLFFSTEIMLNSVNVALAALSNHYGDLTGQMFAFFIIAIAASEVAIGLGLLIIWFKRHGSIDLSTMQSLKG
- a CDS encoding proton-translocating NADH-quinone oxidoreductase, chain L (PFAM: NADH-Ubiquinone/plastoquinone (complex I), various chains; NADH-Ubiquinone oxidoreductase (complex I), chain 5 N-terminus~TIGRFAM: proton-translocating NADH-quinone oxidoreductase, chain L): MTCNEKLLYVALFAPLVGAIFAGIFGASPKRLFVGIVTSSLIGIAFLASLALFMRLHNGITDVVHVEMMDWIMAGDFSVPFGFMVDQVTVAMMIVVTLVSTVVHIYSIGYMEKDIGFNRFFSYLSAFVFSMMFLVMSDNFMGLFIGWEGVGLCSWLLIGFWYKKHSAGWAANEAFIMNRIADLGMLLGIFLIYWTYGSVQYDTVFASVSSTDGEILTWIAIFLFIGAMGKSAQFPLHTWLADAMEGPTPVSALIHAATMVTAGVYLVIRANELFALTPEVGMFIASLGAFVALFAATMALVNRDIKRIIAYSTLSQLGYMFVAAGLGAYWIALFHLVAHAFFKALLFLGAGNVMHAMDDELDPMKMGGLNKVLKWTSILMLLASLALSGIYPFAGFFSKDKILEVAFNADAYILWGTLWITAGLTAFYSFRVVMLVFFGKERYKDAEHKGRFHPHEAHNYMIYAMIPLAVLAVIAGFGEHFFMNFVSAVLPDYEFSEHTHHMITNLIIVTSGIAITGIAIAIIANKIKEGGISEMMKKCPSYKLLSNQYYIPKIYDEVFTKPYIELSRLFWEKDMKIVDATVDGIGNCLYSTGENTRGMQSGNLSYMLRWMAGGVVLLIISAVVYSYSDVLLNILQGVSK